Part of the Bombus huntii isolate Logan2020A chromosome 10, iyBomHunt1.1, whole genome shotgun sequence genome, aatgtataaaatataatcgtatcGATATCGTCCACGATTAAAGCCATCCATCCGCCATCGACGAGGAAcgaacgattatattttatcatttatgcgaatccttctcttctcttctttctctatttacgCCCCTCGCCTTGCTTCGTACCGCCGATGATTCACAATTCGATGCACCTGAACAGCTGGAACGTCGCAGATTTTTCCGTACGATAACAAACGTGTTTTTGATGGCCTGCTTTAAACCGTGACGATCGCCATGACGTGCATCAATTGTCGAATGATGTAGTGCGACGATACTCCTACGCAACTTTTTTTTACGCTgttttttcctctatttttcttcctgtGTGTTATCACATGATCATGAGATACCTGTATAGAAGATGCAAAGAGTCTGTGAAgaatttacagatatttaagatTATCATAATGATTAAGCAAAAGCTAAGATGCAAAATATTGCTCAAgatgtaattatgtaatatttactcAATTTCTAGAAGACTGTTTATATCTTGTTGTTATTCTTGATATGGAGATAAATATAGTATACTTTATTAAGACCTAGATAAAAgacttttttctcgtttctcttctcttactTAATCACTAAGAgttatataacgtttattcgataattctgCTTCTCCTGACCTTTCCACAAATGGTTGTTTATATCTCGAAATTCTTGGtacttttaatcaaattttaataacagtaCTTTACTCGtcagaagtaaataaaaaagctcTAAGTAGAAGCAAGGGTTTACTTACCTTTCCTTTCTCGAATCTCAGTTAGCAATGTTGTTCCTCTTGAAagattttccaagtttccaagACAATTTCCACGCTGGtaacattgtatatatttcaagtatCGTGAACCACAGGAACTTGTTGAGGCAATATTGAAGAAAGCAAAGAGAATGAAGATTAAATTCtgacaataaataaaaatccaaattCTTCCTAAAAAGCTTGTGATCTTTAGTTAAGAgttcgatttttcacatttttcaaggtaaattaaaaaattgtttaatagaggaggtacaaaataaatgtatacaaaccTTTTTTCAGACGACATGGGCGTACTTCGTGTTTGCAGCGGACCTTGAAAATTTCGAGTATATGTTTGGGGCATCAGCTTTGGATAAATATCCAGCTCTTCGAGCATTGAAGAGAAGGATTCATAGAATACCGGCTATTTCTGATTGGCTGATTAGGCGCCCATACACAAACAGCTAAAAAGCTAAAAACGTGTGGAAAAAAGATGACCAGTATACCActacatatatgtagtatcgtggacgaaaggcctaagaaatatcgggcgaactatgaacaatgtcgcgagagccgaggcgccgtcgggcccatcaatgtgtcatcggtcttttcaagtgcatagtttcgtggaaaagacctacgtgaccctggctacgagcgtctgcagaacacgtgtgcggtgggcctaggaaaaaggcAATAGAATGCGACAACGGCCAGAGTGTGAGTCGAGAAACAGAGTGtgagtcgaggagccgagtgcgagttgagcggagacagagtttgcgagtggcgttgccgagagagtgttgattgcgtTTTGGTAAAAGTCGAGTCGCTATCTAGTTATTTagttgcgctgttttctgtacgtttggcgtgaatagttcaggttgaacaacaatcgtctttttctgtctgattaacatctctattgtccactccttgtaaatacattatatcacgatattacatatttttggggGCTCGTCTGGGATTGGACAagacagaaaacgaaacggtttAACAGAGCTATTCGAGCTAGTTGTGAATTTACCGGTACGCGGTGCGGTAAAAGACGATATCGTTGACTGTTTAAGTTTGTGTAGTgtgaaaaatggcaaacgttggggacgaacgattgtcgggtgaagagggttcgacgctggaggagctgaggagtaagctcgcgcgAATGAACCTCCCTATATCGGATGCGAGGTCAGTGCTGATTGCAAGGCTGAATCGGGCGTGTAGGGCTGGACAATCGTATCCTAAGGGATCGACGGGCGGTGAAGAGCTAACCGGTCAACGAGATTTAGGAAACGTACAGAGAGCTGAGCGTGATTGtaacgaagatgaagatgttgagaaaatgaatacgaaGGAGTTGAAGGAGCGCCTCGCTGGTTTGGGTTTAAAAACGAcgggaagaaaagtagaattacgcgcacggctacaagcggccatggatggtaactacatatcgtcggaagaagaaagcgacgacgaaagtgaggatgaagatgacaagaaaaacgcaagaggatacaagagagatacgcgaagggtgtatcaggaccgtgaTGAATATTGTCGAAGGGCATGTGTTGGTTCGACACTGAGTTTTAGAGACGTCGAAGATGCATTAGAGTCGTTTAGTGGCGACAAAGGTGAAAATGTCGAACGATGGTTCGAGTCGTTCGAGGAAGTCGCTGATACGTGCATGTGGTCGGATGGGCAGAAGGCAGTCTACGCCAGGAAGCTGCTGAAGGGATCAGCGAACATATTTGCGAGCTTCGAGTGTCATTCCAGGACTTGGCATGAGTTGAAGAGGGggctagtgaaagaattttcgaggaaagtcaacagtaggcaagtacatcagaaacttgaagaaacaaaaaaggagagtgatgaagcatgtttggcttacatgtaccgcatgctcgaaatagccagccatgtGGACATAGAGGAGGAAGCAAAGGTGGAATACATAGTGGATGGAATAATAGACGACGAGAACAATAAGGCTATATTGTACGGCGCTACGTCAATCAAAGAGTTGAGGAAGAGGTTAGTGATGTACGAAGAGCAGAAGAGTCGCAGAGCAAAGTCGATTGTGAAGCCGGCTAAAACCCAGAAGAACGGGAAGCCCAGTCAATCTGTAGAtgcaatgaagaaaagaagatgcttCATTTGCGGTAGTGAGGATCATCTAAGTGTTAAGTGTCCGGAGAGGGGAGAAAGTGTTAGGTGTTCGAGTGCAGCGGATTTGGACATATTGCAGCGAGGTGTACGGCACGACCGAAAGAGACTTGCGTAGTGTCAAGATCCGAAAAGGGGAAGTATGTGAAGGAAGTAATCGCAGGAATTAAGCTTCTATTCTCTGAAATTACTCTCAAATCTCAGAGTCAACCCTTCAAATTCTCCACACTGGATCTTCGATtcttaatatttgtaatatcgtagaatagctttgattggagatcggctgaaattagaaaacaccgtgtacgtcgtctttcgtgatttgtttacatccaagagcgcctagtaacagtgacgcgagaaaagataagcagcgtcaaaacagaagtacggttccacatttcaaggagtggcaatcgagaggccagagtatgtgagccgaaaagtgtgtgtgtgtgtgtgtgtgtgtgtgtgtgtgagagaggACGAGAGCAAGAGCGAGCACGACCGAGCAGGAGTGTATTGGCGAagatcagagctaattgagtcgtcgaagagtagagtcgttagaggtttcgagtcgtcgaagaatagtcgtgagaattgatagagttgttagagagagagtgtgtgtgtgttagattcgttgtgacgagagtgatcaaataactgtaaagttatttgatatagatacgagtattgcatttagtttccgttaaataaatatcgttctctgttcaatttatatttgtatattcaatttaatattaataaattggaaGCAATcggaaaaaaatttctatccttattttccgatattacatatttgaagcataaattaaaaatcgacACATTGACTACTTCAAAGAAATTAGCCCGAACGAGACATAACTCGTTCATCGTGGTTTTCGCGCGAAGTAAATATGCGGTTTCTCAATCGTTGTGAGATTCCAACGACGTTAATTCTGTCGAAACGGCGACGCGCGACGACGATCGCACATTCTGTTGCTAGCGAGTGCTTGCAAATCGCGACGATATCGAGCGTAAAGACTAAGCGCAAAAATGGAGGACACTCGGCGGGGAATTGGAAATGCTCGATGACGAAAGGTATTTCAAGGTGTAATTACATCCACATCCAATTGGATCGCACCTTCGTTCGGTTGCTAGGTCAACAACCTTCGATGTTATTCAAATAATGCAACGGCTGGAGCAGCCGGTAGCGAGTcgtaaaagtttcaataaaacACGTTCCTGCTAGTGAACGTATGTTAAGACTTACACCGAGTTTTATTTCGCTACACCGTTTACTAGTTCGAAACGATCGATTGCATAATAGTAGCTGTTTCTTTCATCTCGGAAACACGATCGTAAACGGTGACAACGATCCAGCTTATTCCTGATCGTGTTAATTTCCACGCAAACTTTGTAAACATTATACGTCGCGACGCTCTCGTTAACGCGTCATTCCCTCCAACTCAAAAGTCTTGCAACTTTGGTGATCCGTTTTCTGTGTAAAATTGGTTACGAGCATCAGGGGACTTATCGTCGTAATCggtaaattgtttattaaGGATCTACAGCTTTTAAGGATTTCTCTCTAGAGATTTAGAGATTAGAAGTTTCATTAACGCGTTATCGTGTCTCTAACTCGatcttttttcgtgtaaattGGTCACGAGACTTACGAGCTTCGTTGTAAATAGAAGATTAGTAATATTTCGTAGTTTCGTGATAGTATATAGACATTTTAGTGCTTAAACGCGCAATTTTTAGTTCGCTTTTCGCTCGCATCGGCGCTATGAAACGGATCAATATCTCAACACTTTCCTTTAGTTCTACGAATCATCTTTCGACCGGCTTTTCTTGGCCTACCGTTTCCTAACGCTGTCCTAATACTATCGTCTTGCTGAGATCCTTTTTCCGATTGTATCTTCtgcttattttattatgaatcCGAACTTTCATTCACGTCGTATGTTTTACAGCGTAAAATCCGCTAGAGCGTTCCAATAAATGTAACCAGTAGGTGCTCTAATACTCAAACGCACCTGTGCGTATCTCTGCATATTTgctgaaaaaaaaagatgaatcTTACGTTACATTTCCAATATGCGTAATAAGCCGAAAATTTCTCTGATGCTAATCCTTCGTAACAAAAGGATGGCATCACTATATGCATGAAAATAGCATTTGGCAATCGTTAGAAACACAATACATGGATATATATGTAGTTGCCAAATTAACCTTCGCGGTGTTCAAAGTGAACGGCTAGAAACGATTGCTTTTTGCTATACGCGCATGGTTCGATTTCACCATAATTCGTTATTAAGACGTTTCGAGAGAGTCAAaggtgataaaagtcctgcgaaatgaccgatacatagtgcagcgagagggggagcacgaagggccacgtacaacttccacggcagccgatcacatgaaatggtggaatgctgtcgatagtgatgtaagtgcgagcggcgctgatgagcacatctgagggcagatgtgattgtcaggaaaggccgattgtaatatcgtagaatagctttgattggagatcggctgaaaatagaaaaaccgtgtacgtcgtgtttctgtggttcgtttacatttaagagtgcctacgtgactaaaggcacgtagttggtagttcttacataggtatgagggaaacaatagacaacgttagaagaaggacggtttcgctattcaaggcgaatcgaaaagtgtgcgtgttgcgagaatcagagttgatcgagacgtcgaagcatagagtcgttagaattgagttgcgagtgttgtcgagtgttagagttgctagtgagagagagagagagagagagagagagagagagagagagagttaccaaatagttgtcaagttatttgttgtaaatacgagcgttgcatttagttttcctgttaatcaaacatcgtttctctgtctaactaatatctgtattttcaatccattattaataaattataattaatcgaacaaaattacacctttaatatattccgatattacattaccgtgatgtaatatttatcatgcttattttgtacgtaaaacgaatcgttggaatattcccgaagctaacgaagcatttcccaaaagttaaaccgaagaaattaacgcgaatagttaagtgaaatttttccattaacttgctgaccaaccggcaaataaaaaatcataaaaattgtttcaatgtgttgaggtcacgcataacttcttttttcattgacgattaccaaacaggtaaaatttcgaaattgtacgaaggccacgtgaccagatcgtattggaattggaagtgcatggaaaaagacaactcgaagtacaaaccttgagctgtactactcgaagtacaaacgtgaactaatggatgcagaaaagcaattaacgccaaacatccgaacagcatcttggagcccgtcattgttctgaaataaaagaagtgacgaattaaaaagacgcaggactaataataataaaggaaacttagttcgtattataaattgaatttacatcagaaaagaagcacgatcaagcgaaacagatcgtagaaatgacaaatatcatcgatatacgtttcagtgtaatttcacttttgaaaattatttagtttaatacgatcgtattcatcgctctgaaactttcattgtgctgcaatttgtgctgcgtctttttaatttctctatctttctgtgttttcggaaaaattacttgaaagattaagaattgcttgccttattttattttcgattagttaggatttgattattccaggtaaggtttattatttataacaggttttatcacttgtttattatttaggagtttgttattttaggattagtaccttttaggatttcttatccttcgagtttctgtttcagatatctaggtctatttcaagatgttttattacattaagattatttattcgattaagataatttaagagtttcacaatgtacaaagaaataatcgcgtgaaatttagatttatgctttaaacgtattaaacacgcggtaatttcaatgtctatagcctcgaacgtgttctgattagttgtgtcattgtctgtgacattgaaatcacaaaaatccattgcaagtgtgctgtcatgcaatatggatgtaattgggttttttgggtatttcctgtatcatctgatttgtacagtactattttaacgcaagaACAGGAaacttattatatatttcccgtccattatttgaatcgttgtgaagtgtaacgaattatattcgattcgaggagatgttaatgaattacccatttcatatgtaattacatggaaataaaaatcattgcaaaaataattgatctaatgacaacggaatttccaatatttttttgtttcgtcacgtctttttcataatatatcttttataggtacgtgatttattaatcgttcgaatggaaataattattcgtataatattcaaacgattctagccataaaataaattaaaacgatacctgtcaatgatatgcaatctgcgtatgacgtcaacctcgatctatgcttatacaagaaattttatcaatcaatgactagatatacaataatcaaatattataaaatttcctgaaaacctttaggtgttaatattaaggtgttaatatctttaatatttgcaagttattgtttagcgctaattagttagaatgtaacaagtggtgtaccagaattgagataattaagccacacgaacaatcttatttagatctttttaattttttaattctcttttgctctaatacttcgtaaaattaatcttcattagctactacacttcatagaataacaagagataatttttcttatataacgtttcattcataaaatctatcattaaagtatatcttcataaaaatattattccatactaacggtatatttggtgtcatacgagataacagttaccagtgatgacatatgtaactttataaagatatctcgttttattatatattaaaagaatgtactcattgctgctatatttcagatgaaaaaaaggaggcaatgattttacagtaaaatcgttcgtttacaactgattcatttacatttcatgataatactgtgcattctgaatatgctatgatttggtttaaaataataaatagtccattcttgcatactattgctccagctttacttgtattttccatattggtataaataaaaagacaattaatgtcgttcgagtctattttcggatcatttatattacgtttaatccatatagttattatatgagacatagtatcgtaaaatttggaagaataaaacgttcgtacaggaagtacattttataagaactccaacaaatctgcgtgtgcacctaaaatacaaaccgatagtgattgttcataagtttatatacattatctaatgtcaatcgaaggtatcaattctttttctccataagagtactttttcatttatatgtgttcaaaaatacgttcaaccgtgaagcatatgtcacctacaatgaaaaagagttttcctatacttaatatttcctttatatacctatgaaagtctattcttcgcgtagtatgaaattatgaataaatctggaatattgttcaatctgaaaagaaaaataacttattgacatcattcattgatacgagattcagaatgtttgttttgtcttgcagaaaaagaaggcagccctccctttcttttaatgtgaaatagaaagcgaaaatttgaaaacagattttttggaaatttacttgcaaatatcgttttcaatatcgtgattttcttcccaatggtactgtactttcaaattttccagtatccctctaaaaacaaaaagtcgaacctcgttattattaacataggcattacaaggaagagaagtattagaaagcagctcctttttattatggatttctttataatcgtgtaaataagaaattccggaaattttttcctcaagaatttaattcttgtgttttgattgataattattacactgcatactaactttttgcatactgttcgcgtctaacaatttcctaataataactacttcaaaattacatatgttcttgcacgaattcaaaagtacgtatgatacaattacaattgattctaaaataataattatttaaagatattaagatactaattaaacgtttcactatatttcaaaatctggaacaacaaatttttatttataaaaaatgaaactgtctttatatattctttgtcatgatgctatttcttattaccatgtcgacattttttaaaattcattttgttatctctacgcaatatgaaaattcatatactgcttaatattttttacatattatccatccaccgcatgatatctcctgaaaaatcaaaaaattaatgttatattattacaatgcttcttaaatttcaatttttgacaaatttgaaatccaatatattttgcacaattattatttatcaaaaaattccaagttagtaactttcttttcaaacggcaaataacatatactttgacttacctgtaagtttttgttcctaatcatcatttcctcttatagaacatcgttattgttcttataattactaccagtgtcatagatattgtagtggctacaactgaattaatagaaaatgataaataactgtgtataacactaacacataactgtgtataacaatgacacataacttttacttacatatctgtcgataagggattactgtgatatcctgttgatgtttcttaaggcacttgattaggtgcgatacggtatcattccttatggtatactgtagataagtattttagaaaataacaagaataaatctaaattattcagaggttccagtttcggcttagacataaatacaggaccatttgcaaagaagaaagggtgcgtttctacagcctcgttatagtaaccatgaataccaatctctgaattactggttactaaacataaatatcctataaaatttaatatatttctttaatttttaatacatacatgagttagtagttctaaattatgaatcatcctacctgtgatattacacttttccttataatatcatcactcaagtgaacaacattaagttcatgtaaaccatgtcatcctatcttactgtgaagatgcttagttatgttatctaacattataaaaatatcatcagatgcaagtccttttattcacatcacatggccacgacgatctggttcttcgttatataatgttctaaaatttgtcgtgtatataggatgtacaaaccgtgatatcaaggtatcagttcttccttcccaagggacagtttcattaaaattctgatagaattaaaaattaattattaatattctaacaatcatatatgttaaatacgttatagtcaacgatatatacctgagcgaatgtaggggtgattccttgataattataaatgtcatcagcccacatcattgtgccacttctttgtactccagcctctagattaacagcctaaacaaacatacgaaattttatagaagctgtacaaaatatggtatatatgcgcaatattgaagcgttcaaggggatataaaggtaatgtacatcacatacacgtgtactctcatgcaacaaaatacaattagatttaatagtataagctcttttattcatcataatagattggaaatttaagtgtcttacgagggtgagtaaaaagttacccgctctgtcggtgtaaaatttattttaagcaattgtcaaaaaagacatacatcattttttgacataatcactcgatttctgtatacactttgtccatttgccgaaggaccttcgtattttctcattaaaaaatgttttgggctgagctgcgaaccacgaatgcatcgtcgtcttcaccttttcatcagctttttcggcatccatctcgcacaaactttttaaaacccaaatctgtcgtgcactattgcataagcagagccgtggctgatttgcaaatgatttgccacattatccagtgtcactcgtctattccatagagcataagttcatgagcacgttcaatgttgtcatcgtggatgtggacgggcgtccagctgttttttcataacacttgtgcgatcttctttgaacttttgtgcccattcaaacacacttcgtgacaaaacactttctccataatgtgcattaaatctttgataaatataggcatcaaacataacctccgaccacaagaaacgaatcacagcatcctgcactgttttcctgcaaatcaccattgcaaagcgccattactcgcgcaacggtcacaaacgaattgacgtaacacaaagaaacctgcgcagcagcactgaacagatattgacgtcatacgaagagtgcagatggatcaatacggtcgacagaagttttaactatctggagtgcggataaatttttactgagagtcgtataggaatctataatccgtaagtacacctttggctgaatggaaatttctcttacatatagtcaaaaatgcagaaactgtgtattgaattggaaagtgataaaaaataagtgaagtttcgaggttgcatgtgattgcatgagtacacaggacgtttttagcgaataaaaaataattttgaaagacacgagacttatcttgtattttatgcactctctgtgtccgaatttccagaagctctctatcttatgaagtgttttagattagccggaaaattttgtacgtacatacaagaagtatacgatctaagtggaatattccattattctcttgatacaacagaaacgaaatttacagaacttctcagaaagttggtttattattaccaaattaatagaattaatatacatttatcatctttacatacctaagtcgtggaggtttatcgtgcgtaaaaaattagtgtcgtttcaaagttacatttcgtacattttaagcctataatttgtaacgtacaaaacaatgtaaatttgagctgtttcttatctccacaataagaaaatccaactttacgttttttacacaatgatatttatggaacagtaatatcatattattgcatcgcttggagaatgaagtcaaggtacgatatgaccctagtgtaaacgctgggatacccagctgtgccgcacttataagcataagacacaatacctattaaatacgaggttaattcatg contains:
- the LOC126870305 gene encoding uncharacterized protein LOC126870305 — translated: MANVGDERLSGEEGSTLEELRSKLARMNLPISDARSVLIARLNRACRAGQSYPKGSTGGEELTGQRDLGNVQRAERDCNEDEDVEKMNTKELKERLAGLGLKTTGRKVELRARLQAAMDGNYISSEEESDDESEDEDDKKNARGYKRDTRRVYQDRDEYCRRACVGSTLSFRDVEDALESFSGDKGENVERWFESFEEVADTCMWSDGQKAVYARKLLKGSANIFASFECHSRTWHELKRGLVKEFSRKVNSRQVHQKLEETKKESDEACLAYMYRMLEIASHVDIEEEAKVEYIVDGIIDDENNKAILYGATSIKELRKRLVMYEEQKSRRAKSIVKPAKTQKNGKPSQSVDAMKKRRCFICGSEDHLSVKCPERGESVRCSSAADLDILQRGVRHDRKRLA